In Phycisphaerae bacterium, one genomic interval encodes:
- a CDS encoding right-handed parallel beta-helix repeat-containing protein — protein MLPAGWAGAGAAPYNNVVGIDPELRDPEHGDYRPALGSPAAAYGCQTFGAARPTSAAVVVADRAVEAVPRRETIDVAGRISADTVWDADHVRVVGDVEVQPGITLTIAPGVRVEFQDYYRLVVNGTLLAVGMADQRIRFTTDEPSRFTVDTAHAGCWNGIRFEDTAATNAPSRLAYCTLEYSKATGGGSGAYPYGGGALSVVGFAQLSVENCVFRHNVADYGGAVFLYRQANVRIAGCLIVDNHALQNASAVCCAYSYPELTNNTIVRNPIHNEANPYIESCAVLSFIAKPVLTNHIIRDNEPSYVYMHTQLWGTKNYYTHYNNVAGYPDLDDNLDVDPRFLAPDGVDGIPGTPDDNFRLHAESPCIDAGWNAAVPPALSQDLDGVTRVFDGDLDGTPVVDMGAFESGDCDGDGVPDVTEITGGQAADCNGNLVPDECELEVFGTSLDCNASGVPDECETLGGGDFDGDGDVDAVDLATFVAALAGPDLAPHAALPECVGALRATFDFNTDGDLDLADFAGLQSAPAR, from the coding sequence GTGCTGCCGGCCGGCTGGGCCGGGGCCGGTGCGGCACCCTACAACAATGTGGTCGGTATCGATCCGGAGCTGCGTGATCCGGAGCACGGGGACTATCGACCCGCACTCGGCTCGCCCGCCGCGGCGTATGGCTGTCAGACGTTCGGCGCCGCGCGACCCACGTCGGCGGCTGTTGTGGTCGCGGACCGCGCGGTCGAAGCTGTGCCGCGCCGCGAGACGATCGATGTCGCCGGTCGCATCAGCGCGGACACGGTGTGGGACGCGGACCACGTGCGCGTCGTGGGGGATGTCGAGGTACAGCCCGGCATTACGCTGACCATCGCCCCGGGTGTGCGCGTCGAGTTCCAGGATTACTACCGGCTGGTGGTCAACGGGACGCTGCTCGCGGTGGGCATGGCGGACCAGAGGATTCGGTTCACGACGGATGAGCCGAGCCGGTTCACGGTCGACACAGCGCACGCCGGTTGCTGGAACGGCATCCGCTTCGAGGACACCGCGGCGACGAATGCGCCGTCGCGCCTGGCGTACTGCACGCTCGAGTACAGCAAGGCGACCGGCGGCGGCAGCGGCGCGTATCCGTATGGTGGCGGGGCGCTGTCCGTTGTGGGATTCGCGCAACTGTCCGTGGAGAATTGCGTCTTCCGGCACAACGTGGCGGACTACGGTGGCGCGGTGTTCCTGTATCGGCAGGCCAACGTGCGCATCGCGGGCTGCCTGATCGTGGACAATCACGCGCTGCAGAACGCAAGCGCGGTCTGTTGCGCGTACTCATATCCGGAGCTGACGAACAACACCATCGTGCGGAACCCGATCCACAACGAGGCGAACCCGTACATCGAGAGCTGCGCGGTGCTGAGCTTCATCGCGAAGCCGGTGCTGACGAACCACATCATCCGCGACAACGAGCCGAGCTACGTGTACATGCACACGCAGCTCTGGGGGACGAAGAACTACTACACGCATTACAACAACGTTGCGGGGTACCCGGACCTGGATGACAACCTCGACGTTGATCCGCGGTTTCTCGCGCCCGACGGCGTTGATGGCATCCCCGGTACGCCGGACGACAATTTCCGGCTACACGCGGAGTCGCCGTGCATCGACGCGGGCTGGAATGCGGCGGTGCCGCCAGCGCTGAGCCAGGACCTGGACGGTGTGACGCGGGTCTTTGACGGCGATCTGGATGGAACGCCGGTCGTGGACATGGGGGCGTTTGAGTCCGGCGACTGTGACGGCGACGGCGTGCCGGATGTGACGGAGATCACCGGCGGCCAGGCGGCCGACTGCAACGGCAATCTCGTACCTGACGAGTGCGAGCTCGAAGTGTTCGGCACATCGCTCGACTGCAACGCCAGCGGCGTGCCCGACGAATGCGAGACGCTCGGCGGCGGCGATTTCGACGGCGATGGCGACGTGGACGCGGTCGATCTCGCCACCTTTGTCGCCGCACTGGCCGGGCCGGATCTGGCGCCGCACGCGGCGCTGCCGGAGTGCGTTGGCGCGCTGCGGGCAACATTCGACTTTAACACGGATGGCGATCTCGATCTGGCCGATTTCGCTGGCTTGCAGTCCGCACCGGCGCGATGA
- a CDS encoding aldo/keto reductase: protein MAADFLTAAFGRGGPEVFRLGLSATYRPGRAAIHYALDEGINVFFCYGFDTHMTRTLRELPASRRERIVIATGAYNLLIGHFSLRRTLEKRLRQLRTDYLDAFLYLGVTKPKHFPPRTREELTRLCEEGKVRRIGMSCHDRRFAGELAAAGALDAFMVRYNAAHRGAEQDIFPHLAAHDPALISYTATRWRYLLRAPRGWPPRGRVPTAGECYRFVLTNPHVDVCLTAPSNATQLRDNLAAVRAGPLNDDDLAFMRQFGDAVHHTAGWFM, encoded by the coding sequence ATGGCTGCGGATTTCCTGACGGCGGCATTCGGGCGCGGCGGGCCAGAGGTGTTCCGGCTGGGTCTGTCGGCGACGTATCGCCCGGGGCGCGCTGCGATTCACTACGCACTCGATGAAGGCATCAACGTCTTCTTCTGCTACGGGTTCGATACGCACATGACGCGGACGCTGCGCGAATTGCCCGCGAGCCGGCGCGAGCGCATCGTCATCGCCACGGGGGCGTACAACCTGCTGATCGGCCATTTCAGTCTGCGGCGGACGCTCGAAAAGCGCCTGCGGCAGTTGCGGACCGATTACCTCGATGCGTTCCTCTACTTGGGCGTCACGAAGCCGAAGCACTTTCCGCCGCGGACGCGCGAAGAGCTAACGCGGCTGTGTGAGGAGGGCAAGGTCCGGCGGATCGGGATGTCGTGCCATGATCGTCGATTCGCCGGCGAGCTGGCGGCGGCGGGTGCGCTGGACGCGTTCATGGTGCGCTACAACGCCGCGCACCGCGGAGCGGAGCAGGACATCTTCCCGCATCTCGCCGCGCACGATCCGGCATTAATCAGCTACACGGCGACGCGCTGGCGCTACCTGTTGCGCGCCCCCAGGGGCTGGCCGCCGCGCGGGCGTGTGCCGACGGCCGGCGAATGCTATCGCTTCGTGCTGACGAACCCGCACGTGGACGTCTGCCTGACGGCGCCGTCGAATGCGACACAGCTCCGGGACAATCTGGCAGCGGTGCGGGCCGGGCCGCTCAATGACGACGATCTGGCGTTCATGCGTCAGTTCGGCGACGCAGTGCACCATACGGCTGGGTGGTTCATGTGA
- a CDS encoding DUF3142 domain-containing protein has protein sequence MDGLALWFAEIEWQQCEPRVIRGDIDWAYAGRVSGPISLVLRIGPYAGPFAETGEPADALAALAAELLQRAAASGVQMRELQLDFDCATSKLVGYRLWVNAIRRRITPTPLVITALPSWLNSAAFQPLATATDGFVLQVHSLERPRGPDLPMTLCDPEAARRAVEQAGRVGVPFRVALATYGYFVGFDEQGQFIGLQADGPALTWPADTQVRVLRADPAATAELVRGWSADRPATMRGLIWYRLPIDADVLNWRWPTLVAVMAGRVPQGRLEVDARRPEPGLVELDLVNTGDADAALPAEVTAAWASSRLVAGDALAGFELDDTGPAQARFRLGRGMESQWIAAGQRRTLGWLRFAGDTEVEPHVTPTRH, from the coding sequence TTGGACGGACTGGCACTCTGGTTTGCCGAGATCGAGTGGCAGCAGTGTGAGCCGCGGGTGATTCGCGGTGACATTGACTGGGCGTACGCCGGCCGGGTTTCCGGGCCGATTAGCCTTGTTCTGCGCATCGGCCCCTATGCGGGGCCATTCGCGGAAACCGGCGAACCGGCGGATGCGCTGGCCGCGCTCGCGGCGGAGCTGCTGCAGCGCGCCGCGGCGAGCGGCGTGCAGATGCGTGAATTGCAGCTTGATTTCGACTGCGCCACCTCCAAGCTCGTTGGCTACCGACTCTGGGTCAACGCCATTCGCCGGCGGATCACACCAACGCCACTGGTCATCACCGCCCTCCCAAGCTGGCTGAATAGCGCCGCTTTTCAGCCGCTTGCTACGGCGACAGATGGTTTCGTGCTCCAGGTGCACTCCCTCGAACGGCCGCGCGGGCCGGACTTGCCGATGACGCTTTGCGACCCGGAGGCGGCCCGGCGCGCCGTCGAGCAGGCGGGTCGGGTCGGCGTGCCGTTCCGCGTGGCGCTGGCCACATACGGGTACTTCGTCGGATTCGACGAACAGGGCCAGTTCATCGGGCTCCAAGCGGACGGGCCGGCGTTGACTTGGCCGGCCGACACGCAAGTGCGCGTGCTGCGCGCAGACCCCGCCGCAACTGCTGAACTGGTGCGTGGCTGGAGCGCGGATCGACCGGCCACGATGCGCGGACTGATCTGGTACCGCCTGCCGATCGACGCGGATGTGCTGAACTGGCGCTGGCCGACGCTGGTCGCCGTCATGGCCGGACGCGTGCCGCAGGGCCGACTGGAAGTGGATGCCCGCCGCCCCGAGCCTGGCTTGGTCGAACTCGACTTGGTGAACACCGGCGACGCAGATGCGGCCCTGCCCGCGGAGGTTACCGCGGCGTGGGCGTCGTCGCGGCTGGTGGCCGGCGATGCGCTGGCTGGTTTTGAGCTGGACGACACTGGCCCGGCGCAAGCGCGGTTCCGCCTGGGTCGCGGCATGGAGTCACAGTGGATTGCCGCCGGTCAACGCCGCACACTCGGCTGGCTCCGGTTCGCCGGTGACACGGAGGTGGAACCCCATGTTACGCCGACTCGACATTAG
- a CDS encoding methyltransferase domain-containing protein produces the protein MNENERMQFFYEMFNSSLLRLGPGTDACTLRALNIVLAASPRRAAPTGQTWPRILDVGCGTGAQSLVLARHLDGPILAIDNQQPYLDALQRRAAAAGVQGKIVTRLADMRTVELDSGAFDLIWSEGALYCMGFREGLAKCRAWLADGGCLAVTELCWLRPGAPPECRRFIEGEYPVIADIDANVRAMQACGYTVLDHFVLSESAWTDEYYNPLEARLQMLRMRHAGDAERLDMIAGIQAEIDNYRQYSAYYGYVFCVMRR, from the coding sequence GTGAACGAAAACGAACGCATGCAGTTTTTCTACGAGATGTTCAACTCCTCTCTGCTGCGCCTGGGTCCGGGCACCGACGCCTGCACGCTGCGGGCGCTGAACATCGTCCTGGCGGCCAGCCCGCGCCGCGCGGCGCCCACCGGGCAAACGTGGCCCAGGATCCTCGACGTCGGCTGCGGCACGGGCGCTCAATCGCTCGTGCTGGCCCGGCACCTCGACGGCCCCATCCTCGCCATCGACAACCAGCAACCGTACCTCGACGCCCTCCAGCGGCGCGCGGCGGCCGCCGGCGTGCAGGGCAAGATCGTGACTCGGCTGGCCGACATGCGCACCGTTGAGCTCGACTCGGGCGCCTTCGACCTGATCTGGTCGGAGGGGGCGCTCTATTGCATGGGCTTCCGCGAAGGCTTGGCGAAGTGCCGCGCGTGGCTGGCCGACGGCGGCTGCCTGGCGGTGACCGAACTCTGCTGGCTGCGGCCGGGCGCTCCGCCGGAGTGCCGCCGGTTCATCGAAGGCGAGTACCCCGTCATTGCCGACATCGATGCGAACGTGCGTGCAATGCAGGCCTGCGGGTACACCGTGCTGGACCATTTCGTCCTATCCGAGTCGGCGTGGACGGACGAGTACTACAACCCGCTCGAAGCCCGCCTGCAAATGCTCCGTATGCGCCACGCCGGCGACGCCGAGCGCTTGGACATGATTGCAGGAATCCAGGCGGAGATTGACAACTACCGCCAGTACTCCGCGTATTACGGCTACGTGTTCTGCGTAATGCGACGCTGA
- a CDS encoding DUF2961 domain-containing protein, with translation MEQRLVPAFATAALLSAALWGCAGPNVPGLPDPFRLTEPKQFTAHRVSSNNPDWSSNDDSMRPIPGETTVLADLEGPGIVSHIWITVADNEYGWPRLLRLRVYYDGSDTPSVDTPLGDFFAVGNGVEHEVESLMVRNSSDGRARNCYWPMPFRKSCKITITNEGRRRVTNLYYHVDWQKVSSLPASTPYFHARYRQMLPAPADGRPYEILNVAGRGHYVGTVLSVVQCEAGWFGEGDEFFWVDGAARPSIEGTGSEDYFNDAWGLHVNDGPHYGVTVAEGTDLGARMTAYRWHLVDPVPFTRSLRFEIEHKGWTYQPSGAVKSAFGERTDLMSSVAFWYQEGIAQDQPPVPYGPARLPQGNAEQIEVERALAECKSEQGKVSILPELFWAKDVLYFEAQGPGARLAVPFDVPADGEYEVYTEVAQAPNYGVYTVLLDGQPPAAAQLEHEPGADLLPRTHFDGYAPETYVGLGFQVGWPHLTQGRHTLTFECVGKREAADGFNLGVDNIVLARTGAAAWAAAANIQPPRMPTSSVAEIGQALSDPDPVLRGLAAIALRDMGRAALPALPALIAALKDGDQNVRLMSANAIGAIGQDARDAVPALIAAGSAKDEHVQVLRSYATALGRIGKPAAVPAIPLLKELAKIPRVKWAADAALKNLE, from the coding sequence ATGGAGCAGCGCCTGGTGCCGGCGTTCGCGACGGCTGCGTTGCTGTCCGCCGCGCTTTGGGGCTGCGCCGGGCCGAACGTGCCCGGGCTGCCCGACCCGTTCCGTCTGACGGAGCCCAAGCAATTCACGGCGCACCGCGTGTCGTCGAACAACCCGGACTGGAGCTCGAACGACGACAGCATGCGTCCGATCCCGGGCGAGACGACCGTGCTCGCCGACCTGGAAGGCCCCGGCATCGTTTCGCACATCTGGATCACCGTCGCCGACAACGAGTACGGCTGGCCGCGGCTGCTGCGCCTGCGCGTGTACTACGACGGCAGCGACACGCCCAGCGTCGATACACCGCTCGGCGATTTCTTCGCGGTCGGCAACGGCGTCGAGCACGAAGTCGAGTCGCTGATGGTGCGCAACAGCTCCGACGGCCGGGCGCGCAACTGCTACTGGCCAATGCCGTTTCGCAAATCGTGCAAGATCACGATCACGAACGAAGGCCGTCGCCGCGTGACGAACCTGTATTACCACGTCGATTGGCAGAAAGTGTCGTCCTTGCCGGCGAGCACGCCGTATTTCCACGCGCGCTACCGGCAGATGCTGCCGGCGCCGGCAGATGGACGGCCGTATGAGATCCTGAACGTCGCCGGGCGGGGCCACTATGTCGGCACGGTGCTGTCGGTTGTACAGTGCGAGGCCGGCTGGTTCGGCGAAGGCGACGAGTTCTTCTGGGTCGATGGAGCGGCGCGGCCGTCGATCGAGGGGACCGGCAGCGAGGACTATTTCAACGATGCCTGGGGCCTGCACGTGAACGACGGGCCGCACTACGGCGTGACGGTCGCCGAGGGGACGGACCTGGGTGCGCGGATGACCGCGTATCGCTGGCACCTGGTGGACCCAGTGCCATTTACGAGATCGCTGCGGTTCGAGATCGAGCACAAGGGCTGGACGTATCAGCCGAGTGGCGCGGTGAAGTCCGCGTTCGGCGAGCGGACCGATCTCATGTCGAGCGTCGCGTTTTGGTATCAGGAGGGCATCGCGCAGGATCAGCCGCCGGTGCCGTACGGTCCGGCCCGGCTGCCGCAGGGCAACGCCGAGCAGATCGAGGTGGAACGCGCGCTGGCGGAGTGCAAGTCTGAACAAGGCAAGGTTTCGATCCTGCCAGAGCTGTTCTGGGCGAAGGACGTGCTGTACTTCGAGGCCCAGGGGCCGGGTGCGCGACTCGCAGTTCCGTTCGACGTGCCCGCGGATGGCGAGTACGAGGTCTACACGGAGGTGGCGCAGGCGCCGAACTACGGGGTTTACACGGTGCTGCTGGACGGCCAGCCGCCCGCCGCGGCACAGCTCGAGCATGAACCGGGGGCGGACCTGCTGCCCCGGACGCACTTCGACGGGTATGCACCGGAGACGTACGTGGGGCTGGGCTTCCAGGTCGGCTGGCCGCACCTGACGCAGGGCCGGCACACGCTGACGTTCGAGTGCGTGGGCAAGCGCGAAGCTGCGGACGGCTTCAACCTCGGCGTGGATAACATCGTGCTGGCGCGCACCGGCGCGGCGGCGTGGGCGGCGGCGGCGAACATCCAGCCGCCGCGCATGCCGACCAGCAGCGTGGCGGAGATCGGGCAGGCTCTATCGGATCCTGACCCGGTCCTGCGTGGACTGGCGGCGATCGCCCTGCGCGACATGGGGCGCGCGGCGCTGCCCGCGCTGCCCGCCCTCATTGCAGCCCTGAAGGATGGCGACCAGAACGTGCGGCTGATGTCCGCGAATGCGATCGGCGCGATCGGCCAGGATGCGCGCGACGCCGTACCGGCGTTGATCGCGGCCGGCTCCGCGAAGGACGAGCACGTGCAGGTGCTGCGGTCGTACGCGACGGCCCTGGGCCGCATTGGCAAGCCGGCCGCCGTGCCGGCGATTCCGCTGCTCAAAGAGCTGGCGAAGATCCCGCGGGTGAAATGGGCGGCCGACGCGGCGCTGAAGAATCTTGAATAG
- a CDS encoding NPCBM/NEW2 domain-containing protein, whose amino-acid sequence MISTCAARFMAPARARLLLFPLLLLVVAGCAAPQRVSLGDLPLVTSIQQGWGRVQVDRSVEERPLTIAGRTFQRGVGTHAHSVLHLALDGRVERFTAHVGVDDETAGKGSVRFKVYSDQRRLFDSGVISGGQPARPVDVPLTGVRHLILLVEAADDGIDYDHANWADATFHCRGAAPQPVPVPVEEPVVLTPRPGPAPQLNSALAYGAGPGRPFLYRIPATGERPMTFAVDNLPASLQLDAATGIITGTTPTARGEYALTLRAVNAHGRAERAFQLVVGDTLALTPPMGWNSWYIYYDHVTDAAMRAAADALISSGMADFGYSYVNIDDCWAVLPGSSNPELGGEPRDAAGNIRTNARFPDMRALTDYIHSLGLKAGIYTSPGPTTCAGYTGSGGHEEQDARQFAAWGFDFLKYDWCSYGPRDLSRPREYFTAPYQQMGDILKTLDRDVIYNLCQYGMANVWEWGAAVGGHCWRTTDDLGNEGGALSRGIYLVGLATTKLDDWAKPGAWNDPDYILIGMIGGDGSSRPTTLTPNEQYTHMSLWCLLAAPLIFSGDPTQLDPFTVNVLCNAEVIAVDQDPLGRAGRVVQRDDERLIMAKPLVDGSVAVGLFNLAEVPQEIGVSWKELGIARPRQVRDLWRQQDLPVDRGQLKAAVPRHGVFMARCVP is encoded by the coding sequence ATGATCTCTACCTGTGCTGCCCGGTTCATGGCGCCGGCGCGAGCGCGCCTGCTTCTGTTTCCGCTGCTACTGCTGGTCGTGGCCGGTTGCGCCGCACCGCAGCGCGTCTCCCTTGGCGACCTCCCGCTGGTGACGTCGATTCAGCAGGGCTGGGGCCGCGTGCAGGTGGACCGCTCCGTGGAGGAACGCCCGCTCACTATCGCGGGCCGCACGTTCCAGCGCGGCGTCGGCACCCACGCCCACTCCGTGCTGCACCTCGCGCTCGACGGCCGCGTCGAACGCTTCACCGCCCACGTCGGCGTCGACGATGAGACCGCCGGCAAGGGCTCCGTGCGCTTCAAGGTTTACAGCGACCAGCGCCGCCTCTTCGACAGCGGCGTCATCAGCGGCGGCCAGCCGGCGCGCCCGGTCGATGTCCCGCTGACCGGCGTCCGGCATCTCATCCTGCTGGTGGAGGCCGCGGACGACGGCATCGACTATGACCACGCGAATTGGGCCGACGCCACGTTCCATTGCCGTGGCGCAGCGCCCCAGCCGGTCCCCGTCCCGGTCGAGGAGCCGGTGGTGCTCACGCCACGCCCCGGACCGGCCCCGCAGCTCAACAGCGCGCTCGCCTACGGCGCGGGTCCCGGCCGCCCGTTTCTGTACCGGATTCCCGCCACCGGCGAGCGCCCGATGACTTTCGCCGTGGACAACCTGCCGGCGTCGCTGCAACTGGACGCCGCGACCGGCATTATCACCGGCACGACGCCGACCGCGCGCGGCGAGTACGCACTGACACTGCGCGCGGTCAACGCCCACGGACGCGCCGAGCGGGCCTTCCAGCTCGTCGTCGGCGACACGCTCGCGCTCACGCCGCCGATGGGCTGGAACAGTTGGTACATCTACTATGACCACGTGACCGACGCGGCCATGCGCGCCGCGGCGGATGCGCTCATTTCGAGCGGGATGGCCGACTTCGGCTACTCATACGTGAACATTGACGACTGCTGGGCCGTGCTGCCAGGCAGCTCCAATCCCGAATTGGGTGGTGAACCGCGCGACGCCGCGGGCAACATCCGCACGAACGCGCGGTTTCCCGACATGCGCGCCCTCACCGACTACATCCACAGCTTGGGCCTCAAGGCCGGCATCTACACGTCGCCCGGCCCCACCACCTGCGCCGGCTACACCGGCAGTGGCGGCCACGAGGAGCAGGACGCGCGGCAGTTCGCCGCGTGGGGCTTCGACTTCCTCAAGTACGACTGGTGCTCGTACGGCCCGCGGGATCTGAGTCGCCCGCGCGAGTACTTCACGGCCCCGTATCAGCAGATGGGCGACATCCTGAAGACGCTCGACCGCGACGTGATCTACAACCTCTGCCAGTACGGCATGGCCAACGTGTGGGAATGGGGCGCGGCGGTGGGCGGCCATTGCTGGCGGACGACCGATGACCTTGGTAACGAGGGCGGCGCGCTGTCGCGCGGCATCTACCTGGTCGGCCTGGCCACGACGAAACTCGATGACTGGGCCAAGCCCGGCGCTTGGAACGACCCCGACTACATTCTGATCGGCATGATCGGCGGCGACGGCTCCAGCCGCCCGACGACGCTGACGCCCAACGAGCAGTACACGCACATGTCGCTGTGGTGCCTGCTGGCGGCCCCGCTAATCTTCAGCGGCGACCCGACGCAGCTCGACCCGTTCACCGTGAACGTGCTGTGCAACGCCGAGGTCATCGCCGTCGATCAGGATCCGCTCGGCCGCGCCGGCCGGGTCGTCCAGCGCGACGACGAGCGACTGATCATGGCCAAGCCGCTGGTGGACGGCTCCGTCGCGGTCGGCCTGTTCAACCTCGCCGAAGTGCCGCAGGAGATCGGCGTGAGCTGGAAGGAGCTGGGCATTGCCCGCCCGCGGCAGGTCCGCGACCTCTGGCGGCAGCAGGACCTGCCCGTCGACCGCGGCCAGCTCAAGGCCGCGGTGCCGCGCCACGGCGTGTTCATGGCGCGCTGCGTGCCGTGA
- a CDS encoding hydrogenase maturation protease: MLTGRTPNLADGAPRPCPTLVLGLGNLLLRDEGVGVRVVQALERTRLPPGVEVVDGATAGLTLVDTLVGRRKVIVIDAFAGHHPPGTVSRLLPADLAPCPARGVSLHEVGFLEALAATRHLGAAPEEVVIFGVQPQNVACGLELSAEVAQCVPEVVELVLAEVRPAAPAAPASPAPNA; the protein is encoded by the coding sequence ATGCTAACTGGACGCACGCCCAACCTGGCCGACGGAGCGCCCCGGCCCTGCCCGACACTGGTGCTCGGGCTGGGCAACCTGCTGCTCCGCGACGAGGGCGTGGGTGTCCGCGTGGTGCAGGCGCTGGAACGCACTCGCCTGCCGCCTGGCGTCGAGGTGGTCGACGGGGCCACCGCCGGCCTGACCCTGGTCGACACGCTCGTCGGCCGGCGCAAGGTGATCGTCATCGACGCGTTCGCCGGTCACCACCCGCCGGGGACGGTGTCGCGCCTGCTGCCGGCGGACCTCGCCCCGTGCCCGGCGCGTGGGGTATCGCTGCACGAGGTGGGTTTCCTCGAAGCCCTGGCGGCCACGCGGCACCTCGGCGCTGCCCCGGAAGAAGTGGTTATCTTCGGCGTGCAGCCGCAGAACGTGGCTTGCGGCCTGGAGCTGTCGGCCGAGGTCGCGCAATGCGTGCCCGAAGTCGTCGAACTGGTTTTGGCTGAAGTGCGCCCGGCGGCGCCGGCTGCCCCGGCGTCCCCCGCGCCGAACGCCTGA
- a CDS encoding nickel-dependent hydrogenase large subunit, translating into MPTTINIDPVTRIEGHLGVEVTVDTVGGQPQVVSARCAGTMFRGFEIILLGRDPRDAAPYTQRICGVCPVPHGLAACLALDSAFGVTAPDNGRLLRNLVLGANFIDSHLLHFYHLSVLDFVNTIGLLDQAPWMPRYVAPDMATGATAATLVEHYLAAFAIRRKAHQAGALFGGKLPCIGSFVVGGCTEQVTAEKVAQFRSLLDEIRAFVDNVYLADANTLASLFPAYYQLGQGPGNLLSFGVFELNASGSSKLFAPGRYTGGAPAALDPAQIAEQVTYAWYTPASGNLHPAQGVTEPDADKPGAYSWSKAPRYANQPYELGPLARMWINNDYNHGISAMDRIMARALETKKIADAMDDWLDQLVPGAPTITPSAIPAQATSAGLTEAPRGALGHWLSIENSVISRYQVVTPTNWNAAPRDHLDQPGPLEAALVGVPVADANQPVEVLRIVHSFDPCLACSVHLLRPRATD; encoded by the coding sequence ATGCCAACCACCATCAACATCGACCCGGTTACGCGTATCGAAGGCCATCTCGGCGTCGAGGTCACCGTCGACACCGTTGGCGGCCAGCCCCAGGTTGTCAGTGCCCGCTGCGCCGGCACGATGTTCCGCGGCTTCGAGATCATCCTCCTCGGGCGCGATCCGCGTGACGCCGCCCCCTATACACAGCGCATCTGCGGCGTGTGCCCCGTGCCGCACGGCCTCGCCGCGTGCCTGGCGCTCGACAGCGCGTTCGGCGTGACCGCGCCGGACAACGGGCGCCTGCTGCGCAACCTCGTGCTTGGGGCGAACTTCATTGATTCGCACCTGCTGCACTTCTACCACCTCTCGGTCCTGGATTTCGTCAATACTATCGGCCTGCTCGACCAGGCCCCCTGGATGCCGCGCTACGTCGCGCCCGACATGGCCACCGGCGCCACCGCGGCCACGCTCGTCGAGCATTACCTGGCCGCGTTTGCCATCCGGCGGAAAGCGCACCAGGCCGGCGCGCTATTCGGCGGCAAGTTGCCCTGCATCGGCTCATTCGTCGTCGGCGGCTGCACCGAGCAGGTCACGGCCGAGAAGGTCGCGCAGTTCCGCAGCCTGCTCGATGAGATCCGCGCGTTCGTCGACAACGTGTACCTCGCGGACGCGAACACGCTCGCCAGCCTGTTCCCGGCCTACTACCAGCTCGGCCAGGGCCCGGGCAACCTGCTCTCGTTCGGCGTGTTCGAGCTGAACGCCAGCGGGAGCAGTAAGCTCTTTGCGCCCGGGCGCTACACGGGCGGTGCGCCCGCAGCCCTCGATCCCGCGCAAATCGCCGAGCAGGTGACCTACGCGTGGTACACGCCAGCGTCCGGCAATCTGCATCCCGCCCAGGGCGTCACTGAGCCCGATGCCGACAAGCCCGGCGCGTACTCGTGGTCGAAGGCCCCGCGCTATGCCAATCAACCCTACGAGCTGGGCCCGCTGGCGCGCATGTGGATCAACAACGACTACAACCACGGCATCTCGGCCATGGACCGGATCATGGCCCGCGCCCTGGAAACGAAGAAGATCGCCGACGCGATGGACGACTGGCTCGACCAGTTGGTCCCCGGCGCACCGACCATCACGCCGAGTGCGATCCCGGCCCAGGCGACGTCCGCCGGCCTGACGGAGGCGCCGCGCGGCGCGCTGGGCCACTGGCTGAGCATCGAGAACTCGGTCATCAGCCGCTACCAAGTGGTCACCCCGACCAACTGGAACGCCGCGCCGCGCGATCACCTCGACCAGCCCGGCCCGCTCGAAGCCGCCCTGGTGGGCGTGCCCGTCGCGGACGCGAACCAGCCGGTCGAGGTTCTGCGGATCGTCCACTCGTTCGATCCGTGCCTGGCTTGCTCGGTGCATTTGCTGCGACCACGCGCGACGGACTGA